AATCATACCGAACAATCTTACACTGAAGGATGTTTGTATATCAAGTATATAATCATTGGTAAAAATCTAACACAGCTATATCGCCTATTCGCCTAACATTTAACTAAAGTCCTTAGAGCTTTTATTGTGTCTCTTATATTATACAATGTTGGCAGGACGTTCTAACTTGCTGTTTGCTCTTTTGATGTCTAATACTTCCATCCATTTTTAAGGGAGTTTAGTAATCCTGAGGTTGGAAAAGCTGTACTTCTCTtgctcactgtcttttttttttttttaatattttattttattcctttttctccccaaagctccccagtacatagttgtatattctttgtcgtgggtccttctagttgtggcatgtgggatgctgccccagcgtggcttgatgagcagtgccacgtccacgcccaggattcgaaccaacgaaacactgggccgcctgcagcagagcacgtgaacctaaccactcggccacggggccagcccctcactctgTCTTAATAATCCAATGTTTAAATTTGACAGGTGTGTCTCAGGGAAGAAAACTTATAAAGCTACTTTATTGccttctttgtttttatgttatAGTTGAAATCTGTATATTTGTACACAGCGACCTgggttattttaaattaaaataatgtacaaAGACTGAAAAGTTTTAGCAGTTTAATCCAGCTAAAAGTACATCATGTGGCCTCTTTCGTGGCCTCTACGGATGGCAGATCCCTTGCTCTGTAGGGTATTTCATCCAAATCTGAAAGTGCCTGGAGGAGTGAGAAGCTCTAGATGAATAGCTGGGCCACCTGGCTGTGTGGTGGCAGCTCAGGAAGGACTGGCATTTCCAGGGCAACTGACTGGGCCATCGgggggggcagcagggagggaaTCTGAGGTACGTAAGGCTCACATCCAACATAGGCGCCGTGCTATAAATGCCATCTGCTTCTTATTTGTGTTTAACCACCTGTATAGTTACGATCTATCCACATTGCCTTGTTAGTTCTACTTTATTCCTTCTGACTTCAGCACAGTACTGCATAATATGCACCATACTGTACTTACGGATTCACTGAGTGATGGGTACACGTGTTGCCTCCAACTTTTTCCTAAGATAAACAAGGCTTTGTGCATTCCTGCAACCCCATAACTCTAACCAAGTCTGACTCTTCAAGGAATACCCAACACGTGGTACCAACCTGAGTGCTAggaattagtaaatatttaataagcacttCCGGAACTGATTTATGGAGGGCCTCAAAAACCAAGTAGTGTCTTTATTTGACTCTAGGTCAATTTGCTGAAAATCAATGTACAGAAAGCTATTTCCAGAATGAAAAATTTGTAAAATCCAATTTGCCATAAATGAATTCTCTAAATTACCAATATGATGAATTGTTAAGGCCTGTtacaaagtttgagaactgctcaTACCTCAGCCTTCTGTGAGGTGAGCCCAGGAACAGGGGCAGAGTGTAAGAACACAAAAATACAGATTAACTGCAAACTCTGTTTAGGAAAAACTTCACCTATTTTTGCATCAAATAGGTAGTGCAGATGCAAAACTaaagctttgaaaaaaatctatttggcAAACAAGCTTTCAACTGCTAGTAACAGGCACagaaatctcaataaaactagtTTTAGTTAATAATTAGCAGTCTAGAGACAGATAGTGGCTGATGTTCTATCAACAGTGCAACAATCTGGGGACTGACCCCTCTGTGGTTCTCTTGGTCCTTTCCTCCCTCATGGTTGAAAGGATACTGCGGCTCCAGCCATCACTATGGTGTTtgtggcagaaagagagagaagaggggccaTAATTGCAGCTATCATTTAAATTCGGAAAGCAAAAGTGTTCCTGAAGTCCCCTAGCTAGAGCTGTGTCCCGAGGCTACCCCTAGCTATGAGAGAAGTTAGGAGAGTAGGTATTTAGCTTTTCCAGATTCTTTAGTGGAGTTGCAAGGGGTTGCAAGTTGGACAACCAACATTATCTTcctcaaatataattttctctttaaaaatgggtagtttatatgtcaacaaatttcTATCAACAATTTTAAGATTATAATTTAAGACTCAGttctgggggccggctccgtggccgagtggttaagttcgtgcgctccgctgtggcggcccggggttcggatcctaggcgcggacatggcaccgctcatcaggccacgttgaggcggcgtcccacatcccacaactagaaggacctgcaactaagatatacaactgtgtacggggggggttggggagataaagcagaaaaaaaaaaaaagattggcaacagttgttagcccaggtgccaatctttaaaaaaaaaaaaagactcagttCTGCTTTCAATCACGACATATTTAGTAGATGCATTTCAGCTATACTACTTTCTCGTTTTTCCCCCTACATTCTAGAATTGCAATGTAAAGTAAAGTAAAGTAAAGTGCAATTACTTAATCTTTcaagagtggggaaaaaaaccaaaggcCAACAGtgacaaatattttcaacaaCTACTCCTCTGCTCAGTCATTGTCCTTCCACACCAAAGAACATCTGGAAAACATCGCCACATCCTTTGgcatttaaaaactgataaagCTGACCAAAGTCCATGTGGTTTCCTCTGGCTCCACTAACACTGAacactttttcttcaaaaattgaaaattttctttgtctttccagtTCCTCATTTGAACCATCAAAAGGAATATCTTCTCGGTGGCGAATTAAAATTCTCTTCCAGTTTAATTTTCTGAGtctgaaaagaaattttcaaatagaaattttgaaaaatgtgttgtGTATCCTAGAGTACTGAAAATAGAAGTTATAAAATGGGTTTACCAATGCCATTTCCTAGAAGTAAAGAAATCTACTGTTATCTCACAAGGATTGATTCTAATCAGACATGATTCTGGTCTTAATTCCATCCCCAATCTCATTTATTGCCATTATTACATCCTCGTATTAGCATTTTAGAAATGTGGAAATTGCTGAACCTCAAACTCCTGAAGGGACTTCTCAGAAACTCATTTAGGATATcagtagagaaatggaaagatgagaAATCCCCTTGTTTCACACAGCTTATAGCATCACTAAGATGAAAGAAGAATCAGATCCATGGAAATGGAGGGGATGGTAGACAGCATCCTGAGCAGGAGCTGGATTTAACATCTATTTACAGAATATCTCATATGAGCACTGTGTCAGGTGAGGGGAGTGATACTGACATACACGAGTTCTGTTTTATCCACTGACTTGAGACTGAATCCCCATAGGATACACCCCAGGGACGTACTAATTTCTATATCTCTAGCATCTTGTTTAGTACTAAAATTATTGACACAGCATACAAAATATGTGAAAGCAAACCTTGACCAGAATTCTTCACAGGCACTTTGTGGGCCTTCCACACAAACAACACCAGGTTTCCCGGGCATGCTAAACCCAGATAGGGCAAGCTCCCTTGCCCACtctagaatattctttcttttgcatttgttgTAGATGTGATGGCTATAGATCCAGAGTCTCGTGAGAGTGAGATCAACTGGCTGAACTGTACTTTCTGGAGCCGGGGAAGCTGTGGTGTCTCTGCTGATGTAGCCAGAGGCGTGCTCTTtaacccagtctgtggcattcaATATACAGACATCTCCGAGAAAATTCTGTTGCAAGTAAGCGGTCAGATCTGAGTTCAGCTGAGTCTGCTGGGATCTACTTAATGATACTGATCTGATGGAAAAGATGTGGGATAAAAAAACCAAATCAGTTTTCttagaacagaaaacaaacttgAGAATTGCTTTTACTCTCACATTAGTTTTGACCTCTAAAGTTGGCAGTTTCTGTGACATACCGGACAGTAATTTCAGGCACAACTGCAGGGTATTTAAAGGGAAGAATACAGGTCAGAGAAAACgtcacctgaaaaaaaagaacaaagccctaAGTGCTGTTTTCAGTCTTGacatattttaattcttccaaaaGCAAAACTGAATTACCATTGCTTCCTCAGATACTTCCAGGTTCATATTGATAGTGAAGTAAACTTTTGAAGATCGTCCCTCCATTGTCCTCTTTTCAATACAGTCTTTCAGTTCTGCTAAAGCCAGCTGGTCATTCACGACAAGCTCATTCTCACCGGGGAACATACTGGCCAGCAGGTCTAACTCAGAGAGCTGGGCCTCTGCCTGCTCAATCTCAATCATTTCCGGATATGTAAGTTTCTAAGGAggtaaggaaaagagaaacaatttacAAATACAGTCTTGGGAGCACTCAATAGATCAATATGGGTAGTTATTGAAAATGTATTTGCTAGCTTcataaaacatgaaatttaatCAGAGTATCTCctcattattttactttcagaTGTAATATGCTAAGGACCCAAAATATGGCACAATCCAGTGAGAGCCATAAACTCTAATAATGACCAGGCACCAAATTCCTCTGGGTCTAGACAGTTGATCTGGCCTCTTGAGCTACCACAATGAACAATTTCAATGAAGTAAACTAATTAGGTAATCAAAAGCCCTATCAATGATATAGCTAGGAGAGAGGCTACGACTGGTTACCTTGGAAACCTAGAATGAACAGAATAAGTAAGAGAGTTAGCTATGTGGATGGTGAATGattttctcttaatattaatgtttattagtttttaaaaagcagaagaatgtgacaaagagaaaataaaagctaattatTTCACAGCTCAAGTAACCCATGGTAAGATTAAAAAGAGACAGTACAAGGTTATAAAAGTCAAATGGTAGAAGAAggttaaaaaatgaagatattgtTTCCTACTGATGGTCCCTTCCCCTACCTGCCTAAGTGCCAGATCCAAGGCAAAGAGAGTTTTGGtgtttcagaaacagaaaacaatttaagcagtatatatatctatatacatatatggaaatATGTGCTGGTATAATgtgtaaataatataaaatcagaaaacattttaagcattatacatatatatatggaaaatataTGCTCGTacaatgtgtacatatgtatagagtgagatatttaattaaaatgtatccATAATGgatcatatatatgtatcttcttTCCCCTACTCCTATATCGTTTCCCCTCCAAATATATTTCGGAGAGCTATTCTCTGTCAGCACAGAGTGATCTCATTCTTTCTAGAGGTTGACCATCATACTAACACGTAGATATGTCATGATTTATTGCATTCTTTACCTatggatgggcacttgggttatttccacatttttgctattatgaacatttctATAATGGAAGCTCTTTTTATATATACAGTTTGGTGAACTGTAAATGCTTTGGTTCAAAGATAAGTTTGTAGACATGGCTTGTTGGATCAAGaggtacattttaaattttggtagatattgccaaattgccttccagaaagTTGCCccacagaagtttaaaatttttacatagtcccctcttttttaaaaaaaatttttaatacaatCTTTATACAGTGTTCCGTGTCTGTGTGTGCCATTCATGAGTGTTTATTTTTAGGTAGGCAAGctcatcaatcttttcttttatagcttctGGACTTTGAATCTTTGTTAGAAAAGTTTCACCACTCCAAAATTACAAAGGTTACTGAGATGCTaatcaaaatatgatttttatttttagaatttaataaattgattttaaCTTCATTTGCAAGAAAAAGTGTGGGGAATTGTGATAAAACATGGAGGCTGGGcacatgtatttatttctctttctccttgtgaCCTCCACTAAAATGCgagtaaagaaataaattctcaaagacaaagggagagaaaataacaGATAAAAGCTTGCAACAAAATTCTGGAAGATGGAAAGGGTTGAATGGGTTTTAACTAACTTAGATTTCAGCTTTCTTACCTCTACTAACTGCTTGGTCATGTCAGTAGGGGAGCTGCAGAACTTCAGAAATTCTCGTAGCTGTCAGCACAAGGTACCTTGGAAAGCAGTGGTGTGGTATGCAGTAGAAAACATGAATTTGTTGAAAGTCTAGAGTCTAGAGTTTAACTAGACTGTAGTTCAGGGTTTCTtaatctcagcactattgacatttttgaCCAgataattctgtgtgtgtgtgtgtgtgtgtgtgtgtgtgtgtgtgtgtgtgaatctctgtcttttaactatattatttaaacatttatatttattgcaattattgatatgttagggcttaagtcaatcattttattttgtttcttttctatgtttttcacttctttgttttcttttccctaccTTTTTGTGGGTTGAAACTATTTTGGAATTCAATTTTGATTAATCTGCAATGTTTCTGCATGTATTTCTTTTCATAGCTTTTTAAGTGGTTACTCCAAATACTATATATATGGCTTATCACAATCTACTCGTGTCATATTTTACCAGTGAAGTATAGAAACCTTACGTCACTTTACCTTCCCCCATTTACAATAtaatgatctttttattttattttatttttttaaagattttatttttttcctttttctccccaaagccctctggtacacagttgtatattcttcatggtgggtccctctagttgtggcatgtgggatgctgcctcagcgtggtttgatgagcagtgccacgtccacgcccaggattcgaaccaacgaaacactgggcctcctgcagtggagcgtgcgaacttaaccactcggccacggggccagcccctataatgatcttaaagttttcttctacatacatttagaaacacaacagtattataatttttgcttcaacaatcaaatataatttagaaaactcaagagaaggaaAGTTTGTTTAATTTACCCATATTTTTTGCTCAGTCATGATATTTCTTCCATAATAATTcctttactgtttcttttctgtctagagaactttctttagccattcttttagggtaCGTATGCCTTCATCttagaatgtcttgatttccccttcattcctgaagaatgTTTTCACTGGATGTGGTACTCTGGGTTGATAGTTCTTTACTTTACGCACTTGAAAAATATGCCTCTTCCTTTTGGCCTCCATAGTGTCTGATGAGAAATACtcttatttgaattgtttttccttaTAGCTCAGgttcatttctttcttgctgctttcaagattttttcttcgGCCTTAGTTTTCAAAAgtgtgactatgatgtgtcttgaCGTGGATTTCTTGGAGTTCATCATCCTTGACATTAATGCCTTCTTGAGTCTGTTTATGCCTTTTgacaaatttgggaaatttcagccattatttcttcaagtacttttCCAGCTcagccctctttctcctctccttctgcgataacatgaatgttagatcttttatTATAGTCCCACATGTCCCTAaaactgtttgtttatttattttgtgtctattttctctcagttgttcagattgggtaatttctgttgttgtatcttcaagtttactgattctttcatctgtcactttctttctgttactgagtCCATCTAAGGTGTTTTTAATTtcggttattgtatttttcagttctaacatttccatttggttcttctttatatcttctatttctttattgaggttctatgaaaaatatttgcttcaaatGTGTTTGTAATTGAACACTGAAAATTTTtatgatatgttttaaaatctttgtcagataagcCTGCCATCTCTGTCATCCTGGcattggcatctgttgattgttttttctcatttagtttgATATCTTCCTTGTTCTTGGTATAATCAGTGATTTTGgattgaaacctggacattcTGGGTATTATGTTACAAGACTCTggatattatttaaatcttccatttttgtatgctttttctGATAAGGCTCCAGGAGGGAAAGTGGGGGGTGCTGCCTCATTACTGCCAGGTGAggtagaagtccaggttccctACCCAGCTTCTGTTGACATCTGAGATGAGTGGATGAGGGGAGGGAGCCCTTCATTATTGCTGGGTGAGGAGGGGGTTCTAGCTCCACTGTAGGTGACTACGGATATCTCCCAGAGGAGTAAGAGTGCCTCATTAGTGGTCTCTATGTGGCCTTCACAACACCACGGTGAGGGGTGGGTTTGTTAATGCTAGGTAGTGGTGAAAGTTATGACTTTCCACTAGTCTTCTCTGAGACCACCCCAGCAGGATGAAGGAGGAGCCCCTTGTTATTGCTGCAGCAGGGTGGGAGGACAGGCTCTCCGTGTGGTCTCACATGGACCTTACATTTGTCTGACACTGACACTGACACTGTGGTGGGGTCCTTGTTATTGCTTGGGGGGTGAGGAAAGCCCTAGGTCCCTAATCAGACTTTTTTTGACATCTCTCTAACAAAGGGTGAGCATTAAGGTACTTATTACAGCTCAGTGAAGGTGAAATCTATGTTCCCTTTGCTGGTGTGGATGGGGCAGAGGCCACAGTGTTTACTGTGGTATTCACCTGACATAGAGCATTTATTATCTaaatgttttctgtcttgctgGGCTGCACCTTTCTTGGTACTTGATTAAAGAGAGCGGCCTTTTTGGGGGgcttaaaaaaactttttagtcTGTACCCTTGGTGTTTCTGGGTTGCTGCTTCTTCGCTCTCAGGTTTGGGATATTTGAGGCAAAAAGGAATATCCAGGGAAGGGCTCACCATGTCCTTCCTTGagtctcaaggtccttaactagTCTgacttctctccacctttcagagtctttttgtgtttgttttatatataatgtccagaATTCTTAGTCGTACTTTGAAGGAAGAATAGGTAAAACACTTCTACTCTtttgtcccagaaggagaagtgCCCCCAAcacaacatttttaatttatcaagttAGCATAAAAAAAAGATAGCTAATGTCTGATAATTACCATAGAGCAAAAAGTTGCTGTAAGGAAAACTGATCTAAAAATTCCAATTCTATGAAACTGACCTAAGGAAAGAGTCAGACAGTGTATACACTTTTGCGTGGAAGGATGTTCATTGCTTATTGTTTataagggaaaaaggagaaatgacttAAACGTTCAGCAATAAAGagtagttaaataaatatatagccAAACAGTAGAATATTATGAGATAGTTTAAAAATGGATATTAACATTGATGTTTATGATATATGGTTACCTAAAAGCAACGATTGTAGAACAATATAAATAACGATGATgctataattcatttttatactATCACGCACACatgaaaaaagtcagaaagagaatTCACCAAACTCTTAACAGTTGGCTAAATGTGGGTTGAGAGAAAgactttcactttttaattcaCATGCTTCTGTATGGTTTTAAGTTTCATGATTACCATATAGTACTTCTaaattcagcaaagaaaaagaagggttACACTTCCGAGAAGACAAAAAGACCTCAATCCCATTGCTGCAAAGGAAAACATGGCTTACCTTCTCAAAAAGAATTTACTCTGTGAGATCAAATACCAATATTTAGGTTAGTAGAATCCTCATGGaattctttctcatctttcattaGGGGTTATTGAGCAGCTGCTATAAGTAGAGCTtcatccttcattccttcctgaagCTTTCTATTTAGTTTGAGGATCAAGACGTCTATCTAATGAGATAGAGAACAATGCGGATAAAAAGGCTAAGTGTTAAATGTCAGTACAGGTATTATCACAGGGATTAAGATGAGAGCATGATCAAAGAAATGGGCCATCAGGAAAGatttgagggagagagaaggaccTGAGTTCAGCCTTGAAGGAAGGGTAAGACTTAGCCaaatggaggaggaggcagtggggagagagaagaaaggtcTGTGAGGcaggaaaacacaagaaaaatagCCTGGACCTGAACCTGTCCCTTCTTCACAGCCCCAACTACCAAGGCCTATTTCAGGGGCTGATCACTATTTTCTCTTGTGCTGGTTACTTCTGTTTGTCCCCTAAACCCATTCTTGGCCCTTCTATTCCCTGTCCTGGACTCTGGACAGCCAACCTCCACAGCCTACAGCACCCAACTCTTCTGCCTTTCTTGTAGTTGGGTTCAGCCAATGCTCTGTGAGGAAGTGGGAGGATGGGAACAGAAAGAGGCCAAGGTATTTCTTCTCTACTCCTTCCCTGCTTTGGTGGGATTCTGACAATGGCTGTGATGCCCTAAGACCACAACTTCTGCAGGCAGCCCTTCTTCCTCAGCTCCAGCAGACCTTTCAGGCCTAGGGGTAGTCATGGTTCCTTTAAATCGGGCCACACCTCTGTAAACAGCCCCTTTATGAAACAGTCTCTTCAAAGTTTCAAAGTTGAGCGTGTGCCTATTTCCTTCCAGAACCTTGACTCCTCTTACCTGGACTCTGCCTCTAACGGCTCTCCATGAACTCATGCTCCACATTGTCAAGCTGATCGTGTGCAGTGTCTAATAAAGTCTGCCAAGACCAGCAAGAGAGCATCAACtatcttttgggggaaaaagttCACATAACCTGTGATTGGACAACAGTGTTACAGTCTGAGAGGAAGCAGTGGGGCGTGTTAGGTTCCCACAGAAGGAAGGCAACCTTGCTGATGACCCTCACAGTCACTCAGTGGAGCGAATTTATCCCAGTTCACAATCTGCCTGTTAGTTTCACAGACTCAGTAGGACGAAATGCCAGCACATTGAGAGTGGATCCACTCCAAAAAGGCTGCCTTGTATGACCCATTCCATCTAGACACATACCTCTCCCTTTATTCAAGTCATCTTTTTTTCATCCAACACAGTTGGATCATTTCCTTAATATCTGAAAATGGTGTTTGGTCAACAATTTAGCTCATTCATTGTATGGTACTTCTAAAGAGCAATAAAAGTTCCTCCacctaaaaagaaatgcaaattactcAGAAGTGACAGATCCATAACTGCAACGGGTCTGCTCAAAAACACATCAAGGATTATGGGAATGATTAAATGTGGTGGGGTATGGAATTCATTAGGATTAACTGGACATGAATCAGGAAAATATGAAGCACTCCTGCACATGTTGGACTGTCTCCACAGATCAGTGTACAAATCAATACCAATACATCATTCCTAATTTCAGTGCATTTTCAACAGATGTCTTTAAAACACTGACACCAGACTGTCAATGCCatgctggaaaaaaaatacacaaagaattttgtagttaaataaatttttgaaatgcTGAATAACACAAAGTTCAACAGGTTTCTTTAGGGTGACTGTGGGTCATCCTATTGTCCTGACTGGTTTAGTATTTATCCTAGACAAAAGTAACCCCATTTCAACAATAATAAACTCTACAGGCACGCTTGTTGTGTGACTTCTAAGTCTTTATTGTCAATAGGCACTGTGAATTTCTAAGAGGAGGGTTTAGTATCTAACTCTCCCAAACTTATCTGACCCCAGAACATT
The window above is part of the Equus quagga isolate Etosha38 chromosome 21, UCLA_HA_Equagga_1.0, whole genome shotgun sequence genome. Proteins encoded here:
- the RWDD2B gene encoding RWD domain-containing protein 2B, with protein sequence MIEIEQAEAQLSELDLLASMFPGENELVVNDQLALAELKDCIEKRTMEGRSSKVYFTINMNLEVSEEAMVTFSLTCILPFKYPAVVPEITVRSVSLSRSQQTQLNSDLTAYLQQNFLGDVCILNATDWVKEHASGYISRDTTASPAPESTVQPVDLTLTRLWIYSHHIYNKCKRKNILEWARELALSGFSMPGKPGVVCVEGPQSACEEFWSRLRKLNWKRILIRHREDIPFDGSNEELERQRKFSIFEEKVFSVSGARGNHMDFGQLYQFLNAKGCGDVFQMFFGVEGQ